The stretch of DNA CGACGGAAACGATCAATCTCGGCCTTCGCGGCGTGTACTTCGTGCCCAACGAAGGACAATGGAGCGATCGCGAGGTCATCTACGGCCTGCGCAGTCGCGGCCTCAATGTCGCCTTCCGCGAATCATCGCTCACAATGCACCTCGCGCGGCAGGTGGGCAATGAAGCAAGCGCAAGCCGGGGCAAAGGCTCCGCGCCGCCCCGGATCGACGACGTGAGAGGCGACAGCTCCTCCTTTGACGCGCACGAGTCCCGGGGCGACGAAGCCTCTGCCCCGGCGTGGGAACAGCTCACCCTCACCGTCACCTTCCCCGGCTCGAACAACGTGCAGCCCATCGGCGCGCAGCCGCAGAGCGCGAAGTTCAACTACTTCGTCGGCGGGCAAGGTCGCAACACAGCCGCCAACGTGCCATCCTTCGGCGCCGTCATCTACGAAAACCTCTACGACGGCATCGACCTGCACGTGATGGGCAGCGCCGACGGCGTCCTCAAGTACGAGTTCCACTGCGCCCCCGGCGCTGACCACAACCAGATCCGCATCCACTACGACGGCATCGATTCGCTCTGCATCGATGACGCCGGCGATCTGCGCATCAGCACACCCAAGGGCGCGATGAGTGATACGGCGCCGGTGGCTTGGCAGTCCACAGGACCTCGCGCCATGATTCCTGCTCGCTTTGAATTGATCGATGATCAAACGTACGGCGTTGCGCTGCTGGGCAGGGTCGATGCCAAGCACGCACTTGTCATCGACCCCAAGGTGCGGTGGATGCGCTATCTCGGCGGAGACAGTGATGACCGAGGGTGGGGTCTGGTTGTTGACGCTCAAGGGGGGATCTACGTGGTGGGCGAAACGCCGTCAGATGACTTTGAGGGCGCCCGCAACGAATGGATGGGAAACACCGATGCGTACGTATTGAAATTGAGTGGAACGGGCGAACTGCGCTGGATGACGTATCTCGGAGGGAGTGGTGTCGATCGGGGCTATGGCATGGTGACGAATCACCGCGGCGGCGTGTTTGTGACAGGCGAAACCTCGTCGAGCGACTTTCAGGGACGCCGAAACGCCCTGCGCGGCGGAACAAGCGATGCGTTTCTGCTCAGTGTCAGTTCGTCCGGAGCGCTTCAAGGCATGCGCTACCTGGGAGGAAATGGTCGCGATGTCGGATATGCCCTCGCCACCGATAGCGGCGGCGGCGCGTTCGTCAGCGGCCTCACGAGCTCGGCCGACTTTGATGGGCGGAACAACGAGCTGCACGGACGCGAGGACGCTTTCGTTGCCAGACTGGGGGAGAGCGGAGCGATTGCCTGGGCCACCTATCTCGGAGGCATCGCAAATGACGTGAGTCAGTGCATTGTGGTTGATTCCGGCGGCAACACCATGCTGGCGGGTGAAACGTCATCAGACGACTTCGAACTGCGGACAAATGAGTATCATCCGGGATCACCCGACGCGTTCATCGCAAGAGTCGATCCGTTCGGCGAAGCGCAATGGGCGACCTATCTCGGCGGTAGCGACTACGAGCACTACACGGCCATCGCGCTCGACAGCACGGGTAATGCGTTCGTGACTGGCGGTACGGCTTCAACGGACTTTCCAGATGTAAACAACAGTTCTCATGGAACCTACGACGCCTTCCTGGTGAAGGTGAACAGTGCAGGGTCGATCCTCTGGTCAACCATGCTCGGGGGTAGCGGCGTAGATATGGGCCGCGCGTTGGCCATCGATGGCGACGGCGATCTGTACGTCGCCGGTGAAACTGGATCATGGGACTTTGAGGGACAAAACAACTCGATTCATGGCGGCGTTCGAGATGCGTTCGTGACGAAGTTAAGTCCCTTCGGCGTGACTCAGGCAATGGCCTTCCTGGGCGGCAACGCCAGGGACATCGCGACCACAATCGCAGTGGACCAGCAAGGTCAGGCCATCGTTGGCGGAACCACCATCTCCGACGACGTTGAAGGACGCGGCAATTCGATCCACAATCCGGACCATGACGATGCGTTCG from Phycisphaerales bacterium encodes:
- a CDS encoding SBBP repeat-containing protein; this encodes MRHLFSHLLLLAVAAHAFAGIEPPRASTETINLGLRGVYFVPNEGQWSDREVIYGLRSRGLNVAFRESSLTMHLARQVGNEASASRGKGSAPPRIDDVRGDSSSFDAHESRGDEASAPAWEQLTLTVTFPGSNNVQPIGAQPQSAKFNYFVGGQGRNTAANVPSFGAVIYENLYDGIDLHVMGSADGVLKYEFHCAPGADHNQIRIHYDGIDSLCIDDAGDLRISTPKGAMSDTAPVAWQSTGPRAMIPARFELIDDQTYGVALLGRVDAKHALVIDPKVRWMRYLGGDSDDRGWGLVVDAQGGIYVVGETPSDDFEGARNEWMGNTDAYVLKLSGTGELRWMTYLGGSGVDRGYGMVTNHRGGVFVTGETSSSDFQGRRNALRGGTSDAFLLSVSSSGALQGMRYLGGNGRDVGYALATDSGGGAFVSGLTSSADFDGRNNELHGREDAFVARLGESGAIAWATYLGGIANDVSQCIVVDSGGNTMLAGETSSDDFELRTNEYHPGSPDAFIARVDPFGEAQWATYLGGSDYEHYTAIALDSTGNAFVTGGTASTDFPDVNNSSHGTYDAFLVKVNSAGSILWSTMLGGSGVDMGRALAIDGDGDLYVAGETGSWDFEGQNNSIHGGVRDAFVTKLSPFGVTQAMAFLGGNARDIATTIAVDQQGQAIVGGTTISDDVEGRGNSIHNPDHDDAFVLKIRVTGPLLGVESSCPLGGPIEVSWHNATAGAPVALVHSADAVIFRIPDGYPCAGQLLNIGANSRHIVYLGRSGHQGTNIIMGTAGPQLCGNYLQLFERTTCDKSNVVRIE